TGTTGCTTCGATCAAGAAATCAAAAACCTCAAATCTGTCATGTTTCACTCAATTTGTCATCGTCAGACTCAAGCACCCCTCCTTGTCATTATACAACATGCGGATATGATATACACACATCCACCTAAACGGTCTCAATCTCACGACAACACCTACTCTCTAATGTAGACTTATACAGGCAGTATTATAGGATAGAATCTGAATGGGCCAGCCAAATGAATGAAACAGGAGATAATGATGATAGTGATGCTAGTGTTGAAGacatcctcctccctcctccccatcAGTCAAAGCCAGAGTTCAGATTGAGCAGAGTTCTCCTAAGAAGTCTCTCCAGAAGTGGACCTGGAACAGCTTTCGGAACCATCGTTACTCTCTCAAGCCCTGTAGTAGTAGCATGATCCACGGAACTCACTCCTGCAGGCATTGGAGCTGACGCTGAAAGCTTATCCACCTGGCCGATCGCATCTGCATTGGGGGCCTTATCCTCAGCATCTGCATCAAGTGTCTCATTCTCAGCATCTGGATCATCAAAGTCCTCTGCAATGACCTTCACCAAAGTATCCTCCACAGAGATAGGATTGAGAAACTCTGCAAAATGAAGCACAAACACAAGTAATGTGGTCAGTCAGTAGCAAGTCATCATCACACTATCAAGTGGTATGACATGTAAAGTTGATGATTAGACTGACCTAGATTGATCCATAATGGGACAGGCCAATATGAAGGTACAGTACGCATATCGTGGCAGCGACATCCTAGGACATAGGATCTGAGGCCATCCAGAGAACTGTAGATCCTCCCTCTACTAACCCCAATCACCCCTGTCTCTTGTAAACAACTGCCACGCCACCAGGACCCCAGTTCACCCAGGGGCGAAGCTACCTTATGTTTACCTGGTGCACGTGCACCATGGTAAAGAAGAAAGTTTCTACTCGTTTGCTCAATTTTACCATATAAATTACATTAATTGCCTTCTATATAATGAGAAGTGCACCAGGGTTGATTCTAATCTAGCTTTGCCTCTAAGTTCACCAACACACAGAGCTCTCCCAATATGTTGGGATGGAAGACCCACAGACGTGTTGCTTCCTCATCTATGAGGTCATATGCCATAAATCTCCCGTACTCTGTCAAACCAACGATATGCAAGGCAAACCAAATTTGTGCCATGGTGATCCGCAAGGGGAAGCTGTAATAACCATACCATCTTAAGACCCTCAATTCCATACTCTAGAAGTGCATCCCCTGAATCGGGAGCTCATGCATCTGGAGCACTCCATCTGCAAACCAGTTCTTTGTTGGAAACCGAGGTAGTCCTAATACCCACTAAGCTAAGAACCTACACCTAGGACACAACAACTTACTCTAGAGTCGGTTAGTCTATTCAATTTCTAGATACTTAGTGTATAGGTCCTTTCAGTGGTAGAGCCGCTTTCTCGCTTCCAggtggcagagcctaccaatagatgaagctggcttccgggaggcagagccttcctacgatgaagcccagaccttATGTGATctcgggtggcagagccaacctacgGTAggtcacaacttatacactaagtacttagaaactgggagactaacacttacaaaaCACTTGCTTTATTACAACACAATAGTATTACACAAGACACTCTTTAGTGGCTACCTAGCACTCACCCTCTCATGCTCTCACCTAGCTATCTATCTGGCACTCATCTACCATACTCTTGGACGGATAGCATTGCAAGAGAGGGGGTATCTATTTATAGGGTTACAAGACCATTGGATTATTGACATGTGGCAAAATCATAGCCCTTGATTTAAATTCTACACTCTTCCATGAAAATATCTAGTCCTAGAAGTATCtttgatttattttatttagataTTCTAGACAATTCTATGAAAAATATCTTATCCTTAAATTGTGGAGAAGAGTGTAGAAGTTTGACCCGACTTCTCCGTCTGGTGGTACTGGTGCGGCGGCCTCGACCAGGCGTGGTTTGTGCACCTCTCGCGGGACCAGGTGGCGCGCGTCTGCTGCCTCCTCGCTGACGCCCTCTCGCGGAGGAAGCGGCTCAGGGCTCCCGCCAACGACCTGCAAAAGATCTGCTGGgtgcctccggcggcggcggcggctgccgccgGCCTCCACGCGGCCCCGCTGCTGCTGGAACGCCTGCGCCGCGAGCAGCGCCTCGCCGCCATCGTCCTCGTCCCGCCGCATGATCTCAAACGATTCGTGGACCGCCTCATCGCCACCAACGACGAGCCTCGCCACCGCGGAGGGAGAGTGAGGGAAGGATCAGCGCCGCCTTCACAGCGGCCAAATGCTGCTGCAGGGCCGGCGCAGCCCAAGCTCAGGCGCACCGCAAGCTTGTAGTGGTTTGAGATGTCGTTTGGTCATTTTGGCACGTACCATGCACCATCTGGAGCTCTATCGTTCGATCGATTTCTTGTGATAGCATTAGTTTTTGGATTACTTGATTGATcaatattatttttattatgTTCCGGTTATTATTTGTTAGTTCTTGGATTTTTACTAGTCTTTGTCCCCTGTTTGAGAGAAATAGTCTATGAGTTATAGCCGATGGATTATATCATCTGCATTATTATAGATATGAGAGAAATAGTCTATGGATTATTTGAGATTTTGATTATTATAATCTGAACTAAGCATGTTTTTATCGGCTTATGGATTATAAGCCAGGGGTATAGATATAGATGGTCAAATGGACCCACCCCAGTGAGCTGCATAAGGCACGACAAAACATGACCCTAACCCGATCCAGTCCACTACGAATAGTCACTACTACAATTCTGAATTTTGCAAGGCACTTCAAAATGGCCTCTGAGGCGTTCGTATTGGCCGAACGCCTCTCTTAATGCCCATCATTAACAGAGATGGTTATTTtttattaacagaggcggttatCCGTAACAGGCCCGCCTCAGTTAAACAACCCAGTCCGTTCAGGCCCAACTCGATCCGATAGATAactcgatatatatatatatatccacacTTAGGGTTTTcactcctcccctccccctctctctcacacgcaatggcggccggctcacctctcctctcctcccctccctctctaccACACTCTGCAGCCGGCCCacctccccctctcctccccaccttccctctccctcccaaGCGCCGGCGGCCGAGCAGCCACTCTACGCGCGGCGGACGGGCGGATCCGGGGCGGCGCGCCCCTGATCCGCGACCGGCCAGGGCagcagccgcggcgggggccccggcggcggctctcggcgcggcggcgctcggaggCCGCtacgaggtgcggcggcgggcagcgcgcGGAggctgtggccggcggcggaggctgcgTGCGGGCCGGGGGAAGCGGCGTCGCAGATCCAGCACGGCGGAGCGGATCTGGAAGGCGGAAGGCCGGTGGCGTCGGCCGCACGCGGGCtaggagcagcggcgcggcggcgtcatCGGCACCTCAGATGGGCTCGCCGGGCCtagatgggctcggcgggctcgctttttttttacttcttttGATTAACAGAGGTGTGCTCAAAAACACCTCTGAATATGTTGTATTTACACTGACTATAGCTCTGAGGCATTTCCAAAAAATGcctctgaaaataaaaaaatgctcgcctctgaaaataaaaaatgtagtAGTGAGTGTAAGTGCCGACTCGATCTGATGTACCGTGCCATGTCTAGGACGGGATCCCAGCACGTAGCGCCACCCCGGATATGACACGGCTAACAAATTTGACCCGATTAGGCACGACTATCCGCCAAAGGGTGCTAGATCAAGTGTTCTAGTCACTCCGGCGGCACCCCctaggtcctgagttcgactcccggtgggagcgaatttcaggatGGGGGTATAAAAAAATACCCTCGCCCACCCCCACAACCGACACATGGCAAGCGGCCCGATTGACGGCCCATTCTCACGCGAGCGACGGATCGGGTGCCTGGCGGCCGGTATGGGtgggggcaggggttcgggatTTTCTCGCCCTGCTTGAGAAAGCTTCTTCTTTCGTACAATGCCCGGGGGGCGGCTTGCCCCtcgcaggtcgagtttttttagGCACGACTATCCTGAGCCCAAACTTATCtttcccctctccctcccttctATCTCTTCCTTGTTATCCTGACAACCAGACCCCTCCTCTCCTAGTGTCCGCTCTCTCTTCGCCGCCCCCTTCCGTTTCCTTGCCGATGAAGGACGGCAGCCGGCGCTCCACCctcctctctttcttctctctcgcGTGCGTGCCTAAAGGCCTCCCGCGCTGCTCACCATGGCCAACGGCCTCCACCCCACGCACCTCTGCGTCGCCACTGGCATTCTCCCTGCGTGCCTGACTGTCGTTGCCTTCTCCCCCCGCGCCACGGCATCATCGCCGACCTGCTCCCCACGTGCCTGGCCGTCGCTACCTCCTCCCCGCGGGGCTTGCTGGAGCCGCCGCCTACTCCCCATACGCCTCGTCGTAgccgccccatcctccttgCAGATCGTTgtcgccggccccgccggcATCGGGCTCAGCCCGGCACCACATGTGCGGGCCACCCCCTTCGTGCCGGAACGGCACAACCTTCGTGTCGTGCGTCAGCCGCATGCGCCACGACATGCTGGCACAGCACGGCATGGTTCGCCGACCTTGCTTCATCATGTTGTGCTGGAACCGCATGCCGTGCCCAATCGGGTTAGTGCAGTGTTGGGCCGTGCCACCCATCTAGCCATCCATATGTAGTTGTAGATTGTATAATAGGATAAATAAGCTGTGTTGTTTGTTTCCTTGTGagattattttttaattttaagaTGGATTATTTAATCTTAGAGGAAAACAAACAGGACCTTTGACAGCCGTTTAACCACCTTTATCCAAATATGAGATGTGCAATAAACCAATAACGTAGGATGAACAGCACGAAACACAATAACACATGGCTATGGGACTATATGCATCCACTTTGTCCAATATATTTATAATCGACACAAAAGAATGCCTCTCGAAATTTGGGCCGTATTTGAGAAATGACCCCAAATTCGTCACAATGCTTTTGCAACCGGCCCACCTGGCCCACGAGGTTGACCTAGACGTCAGCCCATTTATTTGCAACTCTGCACTGTGACAGCGGGTCGTCCGTGTTCTTCGGTGAAGTAAAACGATCGCATGGTAACTTCTGACGCTCGTGATTTTTCAGGCACATTTATACAGTCCTGCTGAACTAGCGTCGTGCTATCTTATGTTGTCAGGCTTCATGCATCAGCAGAATGGCGGAGGGGTGAGGGTGACCCACTATTCTATGTGCTGCATGAGGTTCAGAATCTCTGCGTGCAGGTCTGACCAAAAACATGGCCTCGGTTAAAATCTAATTCGACCGGCCAGGACTCAATATATCATGAATCGCATCAAGGGCTTTACGAATAACCGGTCAAGAAAGCTGCCATCCAGGACACTCCACATGATGTCATTGTCCTAGTCTGACTCACTAGTGCCCTGCTCCTTGAGTGATCGTTCACCTGTTCACAGCTCTTCCCAAGAGGTCTCTTTCAGGTCCATCATTCATCAGATGGAATAATTGTCCCTTTTAAGGAAgggttgttttatttttcatcaaAGCCACCTCAGGAAATGGAATTGTCTCAGCACTCTACTGGTATACGAGTCGTATGTACGGGCAGCGCTGCAGCAGGCTTACAAATACAAGCTGCGATCTGATTCGATACTACTGTCTGATACTAGGTACGTCTTCTTCTCGCGTACCGTGCAGCAGCAGGCGCTCCACGTACGATTGTGTGGTTTCTGTCGGCAACTTACGGTCTCCAAATCTACCGGTTCTTCACCGGCCACCAAAAACTGTGAAGCAAACATTAAAGCAGTGGCggatgcagcaaaacatgagagGAGGTTGagatccttcttcctcctcaatcTCTTGATTTTTTGTTCTTTCCATAATTCCCACCGTTTTCTCTGTAATCCTTTTTCCTCCTCCATTGCTGCACCAGCTCTAGGTGGGGCTCTGCACCCCGTATCCACCCCTGCTGATTAAAGCACACATGGTTTATTTCTCTATGCGAGAAACATTGTGAATCTTAGTACAGAATTGGTAAATTTTAAGCCAAATCACACAGTAAATTGGGCCATGGAAATACTGGGACAAAGTCTGTCCGCTATCCCAACTAGGATTCATTGTTTTGGTTTTGCCTATTTCAGAATCTAGCGCATCGATATGTGCGCTCTGTTCCACTCCACTAGATAGCCACGACCGAACAAAACTCTATCATTCTAGATTTTTTGAAATgttattttataaaaatataaattttaaatttttttcatgCGACGTGTATAATTAGCAAGATAACTATAAGACTGACTTCTTTAACCTTCTCAAattctcaaatttgaattcaatatttgaatttgaattattAGTTTGAATTAAATACCAGtgtgatttggattttatttggtTTTCCGTTGTTTCTTTGTGTGTAGTGTATGTTTATTTGAATTAAGATTCAAACAAAAAACCTAAAGTTAGAACTAAACTAACCCGTTCTTTAACATGCGTTATCCATCTAACCTCCTAACAAGCTTGCAGTgcaactcctttccttctctcTATTTCTTTTCGTAAGAAGTGAAGAACAACACGTGTGCATTTTTCTTCTCTCCTGGATCCCAACCCGCCCAACCCGCATATTATCACTAGCATGAGCCCGTAAAGCCCAGGAAAGAGCAGCCTGTCCTGTAACCGCAAACCACcactagccccccccccccccccccccctcacctCCATATACACCCCTGCTCAGTAAAGCACACATGGTTTATTTCTCTATACGAGAAATAGAGTGAATCTTAGTACAAAATGCATGTTGGGAGAAGACTGTTGTTGTCCCTATTGTCCTGCAACAGGGTTCTATGTTTTATTTTTGCCTATTTTGGAATCTAGTGCATCTACATGTGCGCTCTTCTCCACTCCACTAGACAGCCATGATAGAACAAAATGGACAGGAAAAGGTAAGAAACAATGTCATTGATCGGTTGGCGTATTGATCACCATACTTGGATGCTTCAAGAAGAGGAACGGAGTAAAGAAAGTGTTTCCTTATGTGTGCTTTCTGATGAAATATAGGAAAAACCGAAAGTTCCGGGGCCATCCATCATGGCGCATGGATCGATGTTCAAGTGAGTAAGAGGGGCAGAGAGAGAGAAACTCCTAGAGTGAGAACTCCGGTGATCGCCGCCGTTCGTGCTCCTCCGCCGTTCAAAAGTAGGAGGATGGCGCCCCCATCCCTGGCTCCGTCCGCTTCTGCCGTAGGGAGTCAAGCGGACAGAGGATCCCCGGGAGGGCGGCTTCGAGGCGCTTGACGATCGCTGTTCCAGGAGGGAACCAGGAGGCATTCCCGACCATCTCGGAGGCGATGCAGCGCAAAGCTTCCCTGCCTCGGCATCATGGTTCGTTTCCCCGGGATGGACGACGGCCTCAACACGACGACGGGCGTCGTATCACTGAATGGGATCGAGCCCAGGCGTCGTATCACTGAATGGGATCGAGCCCAGGCGCAGTGGCGACAGGCAGAGGAAATCAAGCGGTCTCTATTTTGTGGAGTTGCAGATCGCGATGAGGAACTGCTCGAGTTGGACAGAGCGGTGgacgagttggagttgatgatgGAGCGCGTCCCTCGATGCTGGTTGCCGCCATTGGTGCCCACCAACGAAGATCTGATGGGGGAGAAGGCGACAACAGCAATAACCAAGCACCATATTCAGGCCCATTCTGAAATCCAACCCAATCCAACCCCTGTGCACCCTTTTGGATCGTGTGTGGAAGACCTTTTCAACCACTCCTACTCCAAACCAGCCCAGGTGCGATGGTTGTGGGCTCCAAAGTCCAGGATCCTGGATGTGGTGGAGGTTGGCTTTCCAGCACGACGTGAAGAGATACTCCGCTTTGGTCATTCTGCTAGGCACATCCGGAAATCTGAGCCAAAACTAGTAGACCACAGATCTTTCTCTGAGGTGGCCGCCCCAATGGAGAGGGGGAATGCTCAACCaaaggggggaggaggaggaccccaGAGAGGCTCATCCCAGTTCAGGGTTCCGTCACGGAAGCCCCAGGAATGCGGTGATTTCCGGCCCATCCAAGGAGACAGAGATCGGTTGCCAGATCGCCGTTTTGAAGGAGTTGAGTTTTCCTACCCTGATCCTCGACAGGGCGGGTCTGCTGGGGTTGGGAGGATAAGAGGAGACCCAGCATTGAGGATGGAAGAGGATCTGTACCGAACTCAGAAGCGGCGTCTTGAGGACCAAGGGGGTGGGAGACAACTGGGGGATGGTGATCTGCGTCACAAGCTGGCCAGGGATCAGGAGAGAGGACCACACCGCGGTGGATTTGGTGGCCCGGGATTTTGGAGGGACGATCAACGACAAACAAATGTCTGGAAGGGAGATCGCGGCAAACCACCTGAGAATTCAGTCATTTGCTTCCGCTGCAATCAGGAGGGACATCATCATTCTGAATGCAAAAATCCTCCCCTGTGCTATAACTGCAAGGAAGTGGGACATATGGCACCTAGCTGTCCGATGGTCAAAGTGAATCGAGGGCTGAAGCTTTGTGGTTTTGGTATATCGGGTCAGATGTTCTATAGTATGCATGTGCCGATGGAGGAAGATGAGCAAGTGCAATCCTCGACTACTGCTGTGATGCATATTAGAGAGGGGGTTGGGTCAGTTGCTAAGGTTACTACTGAGTTATGCTACCTCATCAACTCATCCTGGGATTGGTAGGTTCGAAAGATTGCTAACGGGAAGTATGAGTTTGTAGCTCCTTCCAAAGCTGATCTTGACCTCTTGATAAAGTTTGCTGAGTTTTAGTGCATAAGCTCCGACCTGAAAGTTTGTGTGGAAAGATCTAACCTGGCAATGGGCTCCTTCGTCTCCCTATCAAGTGTCTGGGTGAGAGCTTCTGGGTTCCCACAGTGGGCTCGAAAGGAGAAGGTGGTTAAAGAAGTGGCTTTTCTAATTGGGGATCCTGAAGAGATCGACAAGAAAAGCATGATAGGTAGAGGGCCAGTTAGAGTGAAAGTGCAATGTAAACATCCTGGAGAAATCTCTGGCAGTAGTGAGGTCTTTCTTAATGGCTTTGGTTACAAGATAACCTGGACAGTGGAGACAGCACCGGGAACAGGTCAGCAAACCACCACCTTACAAGATCCAGGAAACCAAGGCAAggatgatgaggatgaggaagaggaaaagTCTGATAGCTACACCCCATTTCTGGAGGAATTTGCTAAAGAGGGATAGGACTAGCAAGGAGGAGATGGAAATGGACAGGCTTCCCAGACCGGGACAGGTACCAAGAGGGTGGGTCACAATACTCAGGTTTATGGAAGCTCTGATGATGATGTGAGGCCTGCAGTGTTTCAGGTTCAGAAGGTGATTCACAGCTCACCTTCATCTAAAGATCTTGATGTGGAAAGTTGGGAGAAGAATGTGGAAACAAACTATCATACCAATTTGACACCAACAGTAAAAGAATCTGAGGCTCTGCTTGGGGGAGACAATGGAGATACATGCAAGGGTTCCAGTCAGATGTTTGCTTTGCCCAGGATGGTGGAGGTTGACTCTGAGCTATTAGGAAAGGAGGAGGATGTTGCTGCTGTTAAAGAGACATGCTATTTTTGGGAGATTGCTAACCAGTACCCTACTCTACAGCTGGAAGTGGAGCAGGGAGATTTAACTATGGAAGTGGAAGATGTGCAGTTTGAACCTGATGTGCTAGACAGCCAAAACTCTGTTATGTCTACAGAAGAAGATTTACACTGCAAGAATGCTGTGCACCAGGAGGAAATTGATGGATCAGATGTTCCTCTGGTCAAAATCAGTACAAGATCCATGGGATCCAGCACTCCTATTCCTTTAAGAGCTGAAAAGAGAATCCAACAGTTAAATGATTTCACAGGTAACTGCTCTAAATTCACCATTTTTAATTGTCCATAATGATACTTGAGCTAAGGTTGCTTTAGATTCTGGCCTTGTAATTGGAGAGAACCCTGAAACTATTGACTGCATGATTTCCACCATGAAAGCTAAGGAAGTTGCTCAGGCAGTGCTGGCTACAGCTGCTTCTAAATTAGAACAAGGAAAGAGTGTGGAGGAGGATCTGTTAGAGGTTGACGAGGATGTGCAGTTAGAGTTCAATGAAGAACATCATAGAGTGGTGGAGATGGTAACTACAGAAGATTTTATCCCTCCCTTAGTTGTTTTGGCTAAGGAGAGGGATACAAGTGCTAACATACATAAATGAAATTATTGGAATATCAGAGGTTTTGGGGCTAAAGGAAGACGTTCCCAAATTATTGAGTTAATTAAAAAACATCACATTGATGGAGTGTGTTTTCACGAGACAATAAAGAACAAATTCACTGATAGAGAGCTTCATAGTCTTTGTGGAGGTATGCAATTCTGGTGGAGTTGGATCCCTGCTACAGGTCACTCAGGTGGCATCCTGATTGGGATTAATGATTTCAGAGGGGAGAAGAAATGGACCTTCTCCCATAATGTACAACTCTTGGACAAAATTAGTGGTGCCTCTTTCGACTTAGTTAATGTGTATGGCCCTGTTCAGGACTATAGAAAAGGTGACTTCCTACAGGAATTGAGAACCTTAGTGGAGGAGTGTCAAAATGCAATCATTATAGGGGGTGACTTTAACTTAGTGAGGTCAAGGCAGGAGAAGTCAACTGGAGCTGTAAATGAGAGGTGGATGAATtctttcaatgatttcatagcAGATGCAGAATTAAGGGAGGTGCATCGAGCTGGAGCTAGATTAACTTGGAACAATAATCAAGAATTACCCATTAGAGTGGTGCTAGATAGGGTACTGATTTCAGGAGAAGGTGAAAGCCTATTCCCTCTGCTATGTATTCAGACAATAACTAGACTGGGCTCAGACCATAATGCTCTTTTGTTAGATTCTGGGGAAACTGAGAACATTAGATCCAGAGTTTTTCGTTTTGAGCCTTCCTGCCTGCTTCAGGAGGGTTTTAGAGGTTGGCTAAGTGAGAAATGGCCTTTGAGGATCAAACAAAATATTCTGGATCATTGGTATGAGGTTTCTTATAAGCTGAGGAAAGCCTTACGGGGATGGGGTGCTAATGTTGGAGAAGACACCCATAAAAAGAAGCAGTGCTTACTCATGAATCTAAAAGAGATTGATGCTGAGGCAGATCAGCATGATATTCCTGCAACCAAGTGGGAAGAAAGACATAAAttagagttggagttgatggaGATTTACCAACAAGTGGAATTATTttggaggaagagaggaggtgAGAAGTGGTTACTGGAAGGGGATGCTAACACTAGTTTCTTTCATAGATTGGTCAATGGGAGGAAGAGGAAATGCACTATAAAACAATTGGAAAATAGAGAAAACTTAATTTCAGAGACTG
The Panicum virgatum strain AP13 chromosome 6N, P.virgatum_v5, whole genome shotgun sequence genome window above contains:
- the LOC120680202 gene encoding uncharacterized protein LOC120680202 — encoded protein: MRTVPSYWPVPLWINLEFLNPISVEDTLVKVIAEDFDDPDAENETLDADAEDKAPNADAIGQVDKLSASAPMPAGVSSVDHATTTGLERVTMVPKAVPGPLLERLLRRTLLNLNSGFD